Proteins encoded in a region of the Magallana gigas chromosome 8, xbMagGiga1.1, whole genome shotgun sequence genome:
- the LOC105329928 gene encoding neuroligin-4, Y-linked isoform X5, which yields MDKGLYRFMPSKDIYTFWDLVRKAGMFGHSCNQRSLWDGWFTVSEPKRMSIQRTSVYKHVIHSSEECLNLNLYIPTEWTDTTPFAVMVFVHGESYEIGTGNAYDGSVLASYGDVIVITINYRLGVLGFLNTGHSSAQGNQALMDILAVLQWVQDNIAAFNGDPNKVTLFGHGHGAALVNILMFSSLTEKGKYFQRAVIQSGSALSRWAVSYDAYSCAQWLARNVNCSSFPNDIEGLTKCLKSRSAQDLVNSSPTAPKYYSCMAPSPNPYGEIFRAPVENLMSESRNTFTSIPVIFGVTSNEAYMYLKQKELTDGISEDRKSKIIRTFVLNNFQYNRQKIYEILYHQYTSWDTIQDDFTRRDNVLQLLSDGLYVAPLVKMTQQHSLSTDTYLYAFTHATVSDTALYHNWTSAVHGDELAYIFGAPLVEGVTPFSEKFTPLEKTISETMMRYWTNFAKTGDPNKPEGELAFEQKLRSDPGWPKYDRNQQRFLHFGSNTTSSSHYRGKELSLWLDLIPKLNQPGKPNPDPREHELKDQNNMATFDDPHRLITDFKKFFPPHPPIPPSPPPLNNGVYFPPGDSEYTNKEKTKREDSLEQFKPQSEEKAEQESSLSNSVPLSITVAIGCSLLFINILLFSAVYYQRRRIQRLNREAIEQEHNDQNDFPDIGHKSQRENTAIKEPPDRDLHLDPHSKPNIQSNPLYTVISKSPCDLAQESSHESLSTLSCASSGVHQKNAVNHKGVVPPTIPRDAPVIQRDHIPNSKYAANSSSNLSKEKMNNVRNSTPTHDTITVV from the exons ATGGACAAAGGATTATATCGCTTCATGCCTTCAAAGGACATTTATACATTTTGGGACTTAGTCCGTAAAGCAGGCATGTTCGGACATTCCTGCAACCAGAGAAGCCTATGGGATGGTTGGTTCACCGTATCAGAGCCGAAACGGATGTCCATACAACGGACTTCGGTCTATAAGCACGTGATCCATTCTTCAGAAGAATGCTTGAATCTCAATCTTTACATCCCCACCG AATGGACGGACACAACTCCTTTTGCAGTCATGGTTTTTGTCCATGGAGAATCCTATGAAATAGGAACCGGAAATGCGTATGACGGAAGTGTCCTGGCGAGCTATGGTGACGTCATTGTTATTACGATCAACTATAGACTAGGTGTCCTCG GTTTCCTGAACACCGGGCACAGCTCGGCCCAGGGTAACCAGGCTCTGATGGACATCCTGGCCGTACTACAGTGGGTCCAGGACAACATCGCAGCCTTCAATGGAGACCCGAACAAGGTCACGCTGTTTGGGCACGGACACGGGGCAGCCCTGGTCAACATCCTAATGTTCTCTTCCCTAACCGAGAAAG GGAAGTATTTTCAAAGGGCAGTCATACAGAGTGGGTCGGCGCTGAGCCGTTGGGCGGTGTCCTACGACGCCTATTCCTGCGCCCAGTGGTTGGCGCGAAACGTCAACTGCTCCAGCTTCCCCAACGACATAGAGGGCCTCACCAAGTGCTTAAAAAGCCGAAGCGCGCAGGATCTTGTTAACAGCTCGCCTACCGCCCCGAAGTATTACTCCTGCATGGCGCCGTCTCCGAATCCATACGGAGAAATATTTCGGGCACCTGTTGAGAATCTGATGAGCGAATCCCGGAATACCTTCACATCCATTCCAGTTATATTCGGGGTTACAAGCAATGAGGCGTACATGTACCTGAAACAAAAAGAACTCACAGATGGTATCAGCGAGGACAGGAAGTCGAAGATAATTCGGACGTTTGTTCTGAACAACTTTCAATACAACCGGCAGAAAATATACGAGATCTTGTACCACCAGTACACCTCTTGGGATACCATACAAGACGACTTTACACGAAGAGACAACGTTTTACAACTGTTGAGTGACGGTCTCTACGTGGCGCCACTAGTCAAAATGACGCAGCAGCATTCTCTAAGCACGGACACGTACCTGTACGCGTTCACGCACGCGACTGTGTCGGACACCGCCCTATATCATAACTGGACCAGCGCCGTCCATGGGGACGAGCTGGCCTACATATTCGGTGCCCCGCTTGTCGAGGGCGTGACTCCATTCTCTGAAAAATTCACCCCTCTAGAAAAGACTATCAGCGAAACCATGATGAGATATTGGACCAACTTTGCAAAGACAGG AGATCCCAACAAGCCTGAAGGGGAGTTGGCTTTTGAACAGAAGCTTCGCAGTGATCCTGGATGGCCCAAATATGACAGGAATCAGCAGAGATTTCTCCACTTTG GTTCAAATACTACAAGTTCTAGTCACTACAGAGGAAAAGAATTATCGCTATGGCTAGACCTCATTCCAAAACTCAACCAGCCCGGAAAACCCAACCCAGACCCTCGGGAACACGAACTCAAGGACCAAAACAACATGGCGACTTTTGACGACCCGCACCGCTTGAtcacagattttaaaaagttttttccaCCCCACCCACCTATCCCCCCTTCGCCACCCCCATTGAATAACGGAGTGTACTTCCCACCCGGAGATTCCGAATATACAAACAAAGAGAAAACTAAACGGGAAGACTCTTTGGAACAGTTTAAACCTCAATCGGAGGAGAAAGCGGAACAAGAATCCAGCCTGAGTAACTCGGTGCCCTTAAGTATCACCGTGGCTATAGGGTGTTCCCTGTTATTCATCAACATTTTACTGTTTTCTGCCGTGTATTATCAGAGACGAAGAATTCAGAGATTAAATCGGGAAGCCATAGAGCAGGAACATAACGATCAAAACGACTTTCCCGACATAGGACACAAATCACAGAGAGAAAACACAGCCATTAAAGAGCCTCCGGACCGTGATTTGCATCTCGATCCTCATAGTAAACCTAATATTCAGAGTAACCCTTTATATACTGTGATAAGTAAATCACCCTGTGACTTAGCCCAGGAGTCGTCGCACGAGTCCTTGTCGACGCTTTCCTGCGCGTCATCGGGCGTCCACCAGAAAAATGCTGTCAATCATAAAGGTGTAGTCCCGCCCACTATACCGAGAGACGCTCCAGTGATTCAGAGAGACCATATTCCAAACTCTAAATATGCAGCGAATAGTAGTAGtaatttatcaaaagaaaaaatgaacaatgttCGAAATTCGACGCCCACACATGACACGATAACTGTTGTCTAA
- the LOC105329928 gene encoding neuroligin-4, X-linked isoform X4 has protein sequence MSVQSFLLIVAILSGSVLTISSEIRHLGNSVVHLKSGDIRGLWVTFKDSRWTPVELYRGLSYGSLGKQDQATTESNFYSQWNKTLIVDQWAKVCPQEDIGGVKSLKDLLKVLPRVHVIRLYHRSNYTKNQVEDCLTLNVFLPAREWTDTTPFAVMVFVHGESYEIGTGNAYDGSVLASYGDVIVITINYRLGVLGFLNTGHSSAQGNQALMDILAVLQWVQDNIAAFNGDPNKVTLFGHGHGAALVNILMFSSLTEKGKYFQRAVIQSGSALSRWAVSYDAYSCAQWLARNVNCSSFPNDIEGLTKCLKSRSAQDLVNSSPTAPKYYSCMAPSPNPYGEIFRAPVENLMSESRNTFTSIPVIFGVTSNEAYMYLKQKELTDGISEDRKSKIIRTFVLNNFQYNRQKIYEILYHQYTSWDTIQDDFTRRDNVLQLLSDGLYVAPLVKMTQQHSLSTDTYLYAFTHATVSDTALYHNWTSAVHGDELAYIFGAPLVEGVTPFSEKFTPLEKTISETMMRYWTNFAKTGDPNKPEGELAFEQKLRSDPGWPKYDRNQQRFLHFGSNTTSSSHYRGKELSLWLDLIPKLNQPGKPNPDPREHELKDQNNMATFDDPHRLITDFKKFFPPHPPIPPSPPPLNNGVYFPPGDSEYTNKEKTKREDSLEQFKPQSEEKAEQESSLSNSVPLSITVAIGCSLLFINILLFSAVYYQRRRIQRLNREAIEQEHNDQNDFPDIGHKSQRENTAIKEPPDRDLHLDPHSKPNIQSNPLYTVISKSPCDLAQESSHESLSTLSCASSGVHQKNAVNHKGVVPPTIPRDAPVIQRDHIPNSKYAANSSSNLSKEKMNNVRNSTPTHDTITVV, from the exons ATGAGCGTGCAGTCTTTTCTACTGATAGTGGCAATACTAAGTGGCAGTGTGTTGACAATATCATCTGAAATTCGCCATCTCGGTAATTCTGTGGTTCATCTGAAATCTGGAGATATAAGAGGACTGTGGGTGACATTCAAAGACTCGCGTTGGACCCCTGTTGAATTGTACAGGGGTCTGTCTTATGGGTCCCTGGGTAAACAAGACCAGGCCACGACGGAATCTAACTTTTACAGCCAGTGGAATAAAACCCTCATTGTCGACCAATGGGCGAAGGTCTGTCCCCAAGAGGACATAGGTGGAGTGAAGTCTTTGAAAGACCTGTTAAAGGTGTTGCCAAGGGTACATGTGATACGTTTATATCATCGGTCTAATTACACCAAAAATCAAGTGGAAGATTGTCTGACGTTAAACGTGTTTTTGCCTGCACGAG AATGGACGGACACAACTCCTTTTGCAGTCATGGTTTTTGTCCATGGAGAATCCTATGAAATAGGAACCGGAAATGCGTATGACGGAAGTGTCCTGGCGAGCTATGGTGACGTCATTGTTATTACGATCAACTATAGACTAGGTGTCCTCG GTTTCCTGAACACCGGGCACAGCTCGGCCCAGGGTAACCAGGCTCTGATGGACATCCTGGCCGTACTACAGTGGGTCCAGGACAACATCGCAGCCTTCAATGGAGACCCGAACAAGGTCACGCTGTTTGGGCACGGACACGGGGCAGCCCTGGTCAACATCCTAATGTTCTCTTCCCTAACCGAGAAAG GGAAGTATTTTCAAAGGGCAGTCATACAGAGTGGGTCGGCGCTGAGCCGTTGGGCGGTGTCCTACGACGCCTATTCCTGCGCCCAGTGGTTGGCGCGAAACGTCAACTGCTCCAGCTTCCCCAACGACATAGAGGGCCTCACCAAGTGCTTAAAAAGCCGAAGCGCGCAGGATCTTGTTAACAGCTCGCCTACCGCCCCGAAGTATTACTCCTGCATGGCGCCGTCTCCGAATCCATACGGAGAAATATTTCGGGCACCTGTTGAGAATCTGATGAGCGAATCCCGGAATACCTTCACATCCATTCCAGTTATATTCGGGGTTACAAGCAATGAGGCGTACATGTACCTGAAACAAAAAGAACTCACAGATGGTATCAGCGAGGACAGGAAGTCGAAGATAATTCGGACGTTTGTTCTGAACAACTTTCAATACAACCGGCAGAAAATATACGAGATCTTGTACCACCAGTACACCTCTTGGGATACCATACAAGACGACTTTACACGAAGAGACAACGTTTTACAACTGTTGAGTGACGGTCTCTACGTGGCGCCACTAGTCAAAATGACGCAGCAGCATTCTCTAAGCACGGACACGTACCTGTACGCGTTCACGCACGCGACTGTGTCGGACACCGCCCTATATCATAACTGGACCAGCGCCGTCCATGGGGACGAGCTGGCCTACATATTCGGTGCCCCGCTTGTCGAGGGCGTGACTCCATTCTCTGAAAAATTCACCCCTCTAGAAAAGACTATCAGCGAAACCATGATGAGATATTGGACCAACTTTGCAAAGACAGG AGATCCCAACAAGCCTGAAGGGGAGTTGGCTTTTGAACAGAAGCTTCGCAGTGATCCTGGATGGCCCAAATATGACAGGAATCAGCAGAGATTTCTCCACTTTG GTTCAAATACTACAAGTTCTAGTCACTACAGAGGAAAAGAATTATCGCTATGGCTAGACCTCATTCCAAAACTCAACCAGCCCGGAAAACCCAACCCAGACCCTCGGGAACACGAACTCAAGGACCAAAACAACATGGCGACTTTTGACGACCCGCACCGCTTGAtcacagattttaaaaagttttttccaCCCCACCCACCTATCCCCCCTTCGCCACCCCCATTGAATAACGGAGTGTACTTCCCACCCGGAGATTCCGAATATACAAACAAAGAGAAAACTAAACGGGAAGACTCTTTGGAACAGTTTAAACCTCAATCGGAGGAGAAAGCGGAACAAGAATCCAGCCTGAGTAACTCGGTGCCCTTAAGTATCACCGTGGCTATAGGGTGTTCCCTGTTATTCATCAACATTTTACTGTTTTCTGCCGTGTATTATCAGAGACGAAGAATTCAGAGATTAAATCGGGAAGCCATAGAGCAGGAACATAACGATCAAAACGACTTTCCCGACATAGGACACAAATCACAGAGAGAAAACACAGCCATTAAAGAGCCTCCGGACCGTGATTTGCATCTCGATCCTCATAGTAAACCTAATATTCAGAGTAACCCTTTATATACTGTGATAAGTAAATCACCCTGTGACTTAGCCCAGGAGTCGTCGCACGAGTCCTTGTCGACGCTTTCCTGCGCGTCATCGGGCGTCCACCAGAAAAATGCTGTCAATCATAAAGGTGTAGTCCCGCCCACTATACCGAGAGACGCTCCAGTGATTCAGAGAGACCATATTCCAAACTCTAAATATGCAGCGAATAGTAGTAGtaatttatcaaaagaaaaaatgaacaatgttCGAAATTCGACGCCCACACATGACACGATAACTGTTGTCTAA